A genomic region of Eucalyptus grandis isolate ANBG69807.140 chromosome 5, ASM1654582v1, whole genome shotgun sequence contains the following coding sequences:
- the LOC120293857 gene encoding uncharacterized protein LOC120293857, whose product MFFWRCKTLSLSHLFFADDVFLFCGADLTSISLLKNGLDTFSAWSGLKPNSNKSEIFLARGSPTLRSEILLAFGFIEGTLPVRYLEVPIISSRLDKADCISIVDRITNRVQSWTQHFLSFAGRLKLIRSVLHAIQAYWASVFTIPIAVLDRIEQILRQFLWKGPGLGRGGAKVSWDDVCLPKEEGGLGIRNLRDWLETAVLSLSGGASGLFSTSAWQLIRKKKPRVNWASLIWNNAISPRYQFNLWLITKNRLPTQAMLLSHGRIADAMCAFCKSTPDSIDHLFFGCSISARLAFLWAARCNLPWRNRTWADNLNWALKFLPGKDFYHSIARFSFGAPCHLIWKYRNEIMFRNYTFTVPALKNHLIKVVKDKALTFTNVEDNPRNRRLQCT is encoded by the exons ATGTTCTTCTGGAGATGTAAAACGTTGAGCCTTTCCCACCTCTTTTTTGCGGATGACGTCTTTCTATTTTGTGGAGCTGATTTGACTTCGATCTCTCTTTTAAAGAATGGTTTAGACACCTTCTCTGCATGGAGTGGACTCAAGCCAAACTCCAATAAAAGTGAGATCTTTCTTGCTAGAGGGTCGCCAACCTTGCGAAGCGAGATTCTCCTTGCTTTTGGCTTCATTGAGGGGACATTGCCAGTGCGTTATCTTGAAGTTCCTATTATCTCATCCAGGCTTGACAAGGCGGATTGTATCTCCATCGTGGATCGCATAACCAATAGGGTCCAATCGTGGACTCAACACTTCCTCTCATTTGCTGGTCGTCTTAAGCTTATAAGGTCAGTTCTCCATGCAATCCAAGCATACTGGGCAAGTGTATTTACTATCCCTATTGCAGTATTGGATCGCATTGAGCAGATCTTGAGACAGTTTCTCTGGAAGGGCCCTGGATTGGGGAGGGGTGGAGCTAAGGTCTCATGGGATGATGTTTGCCTTcctaaggaggaaggagggTTAGGTATTCGCAATCTGAGGGACT GGTTGGAGACGGCCGTTCTATCTCTTTCTG GAGGTGCTTCCGGTTTATTCTCTACTTCGGCGTGGCAACttataaggaagaagaagcctcGGGTCAATTGGGCTTCCTTGATCTGGAACAATGCTATATCTCCAAGATATCAGTTCAACCTCTGGCTTATCACCAAGAACCGTCTTCCTACTCAGGCCATGCTTTTGTCTCATGGCAGAATTGCGGATGCGATGTGTGCCTTTTGCAAGTCGACGCCAGATTCTattgatcatttgttttttggatGTAGCATTTCAGCCAGGTTAGCATTCTTGTGGGCGGCTAGATGTAACCTCCCTTGGCGTAACAGGACTTGGGCCGACAACCTTAACTGGGCTCTGAAGTTCCTTCCCGGTAAGGATTTCTATCACTCCATCGCCcgattttcctttggagctccctgccaccttatttggaaaTACAGGAATGAGATTATGTTTAGAAATTACACCTTCACGGTTCCAGCTCTGAAGAATCACTTGATTAAAGTTGTTAAGGATAAGGCGTTGACTTTCACTAATGTTGAAGACAATCCAAGAAATAGGAGGCTTCAATGCACTTGA